A window from Primulina huaijiensis isolate GDHJ02 chromosome 13, ASM1229523v2, whole genome shotgun sequence encodes these proteins:
- the LOC140991449 gene encoding uncharacterized protein: MSSAVLPKHVAAVIKSQKNPFKALEIFNSVKKEDGYKHNLLTYKCMIEKLGNNGEFDTMETVMAEMRAKLDNSLLEGVYVNVMRNYGKKRKIQLAVDVFERMDFYNCEPTIFSYNAIMNILVENGYFNQAHKVYMRMKYNGIAPDVYTFTIRIKSFCRTNRPHAALRLLNNMPVQGCEFNSVAYCTVVGGFYEGDHRIEAYGLFDQMLSLGIVPDVSTFNKLMHTLSKKGDIQESEILLDKVLKRGVFPNLFTFNIFIQGLCKKCLLDQAARMVECVMKEGLSPDVVTYNTLICGLCKNSKVIEAEAYLQKMVNSGLKPDAFTYNTVINGYCKLNMVHKAEEILRDAVFRGFIPDEFTYCSLLYGLCEDGDISRAMSIFDEASGKGIKPTLIMYNILIKGLGRFGLVLEALQLINEMQQKGFLPDIWTYNLVINSLCKMGCVTDATNLMNDAISKGFLPDIFTFNTLIDGYNKQLKIGNALEIVNTMWEHGSTPDIITFNTVLDGLCKTSNYDDVMETFKSMLDKGCVPNVITYNILIESFCKARKLENALEFLDDIKKNGLCPDTVTLSTLINGFCGVGDLDGAYELFRRMGKQYKLSPSSATYNILINAFSERLNMDVAEKLFVEMEDNGCPPDNYTYRCMIDGFCRVGNVDFGYRYILDNIEKGFVPFLATFGRVLNGLCVKQKLREAVEIIHLMVQNGIVPEVVNTIFDKNKKEVAAPKIIVEDLLKKSHITYFAYEILYDAVRDKKLSRKKRRNIVT, encoded by the coding sequence ATGAGTTCTGCTGTTCTGCCTAAACATGTTGCCGCTGTCATAAAGTCTCAAAAAAACCCATTTAAGGCTCTGGAAATATTTAATTCTGTTAAGAAGGAAGATGGATATAAACACAATTTGTTGACTTACAAATGCATGATCGAGAAACTCGGGAATAATGGGGAGTTTGACACAATGGAAACTGTTATGGCTGAAATGAGGGCGAAACTGGATAATAGTTTGTTGGAAGGTGTGTATGTAAATGTCATGAGAAACTACGGAAAGAAGAGGAAAATTCAACTAGCTGTTGATGTGTTTGAGAGAATGGATTTTTACAACTGTGAACCGACAATTTTTTCATACAACGCTATCATGAATATTCTGGTTGAAAATGGGTATTTCAACCAAGCTCACAAAGTGTATATGAGGATGAAATACAATGGAATTGCTCCTGATGTATACACGTTTACCATTAGGATAAAATCTTTTTGTAGAACAAATAGGCCTCATGCTGCCTTGAGGCTTCTGAATAACATGCCAGTTCAAGGATGTGAGTTTAACTCGGTGGCATATTGTACAGTAGTTGGTGGATTTTATGAAGGAGATCATCGAATAGAGGCTTATGGTTTGTTTGATCAGATGCTAAGCCTTGGAATTGTTCCTGATGTTTCGACATTCAACAAGCTTATGCATACGCTTAGTAAGAAGGGAGATATCCAAGAGAGTGAAATTCTTCTGGATAAGGTCCTTAAAAGAGGGGTGTTTCCAAATTTGTTTACGTTTAACATCTTCATTCAAGGCCTTTGCAAGAAATGCCTACTTGACCAGGCTGCCAGGATGGTGGAATGTGTGATGAAAGAAGGTCTTTCTCCTGATGTGGTGACATATAATACACTCATATGTGGATTGTGTAAGAACTCTAAAGTGATAGAAGCAGAGGCGTACTTGCAGAAAATGGTTAATAGCGGATTGAAGCCGGATGCTTTCACCTATAACACTGTGATTAATGGATATTGCAAACTTAATATGGTACACAAAGCTGAGGAAATTCTTCGTGATGCGGTTTTCAGAGGGTTTATCCCTGACGAGTTTACATACTGTTCTTTATTGTATGGACTGTGTGAAGATGGTGACATAAGTAGGGCCATGAGTATATTTGATGAAGCTTCCGGAAAAGGTATAAAGCCTACTTTAATAATgtacaatatattaattaaaggATTGGGTCGATTTGGACTCGTATTGGAAGCCTTGCAGCTGATAAATGAGATGCAACAAAAAGGCTTCCTCCCTGATATATGGACCTATAATTTAGTTATTAACAGCTTGTGCAAGATGGGATGTGTAACTGATGCAACTAATCTTATGAATGATGCTATATCCAAAGGGTTTCTTCCTGATATATTCACCTTTAATACTCTAATCGATGGCTACAACAAGCAGTTGAAGATTGGTAATGCACTCGAAATTGTAAATACCATGTGGGAACATGGCAGCACTCCAGATATAATTACATTTAACACTGTACTCGACGGGCTCTGCAAAACATCGAATTATGATGATGTAATGGAAACTTTTAAATCAATGTTGGACAAGGGTTGTGTTCCAAATGTCATTACATATAATATACTCATAGAGAGCTTTTGCAAAGCTAGAAAACTTGAGAATGCTTTGGAGTTTCTtgatgatattaaaaaaaacggCTTATGTCCTGATACTGTGACTCTCAGCACTTTGATCAATGGGTTTTGTGGTGTTGGGGATTTGGATGGGGCATACGAGTTGTTCAGAAGAATGGGAAAACAGTATAAACTCTCCCCTTCATCAGCCACGTACAATATCCTGATCAATGCATTTTCTGAAAGACTAAATATGGATGTAGcggaaaaattatttgttgaAATGGAGGATAATGGCTGTCCACCAGATAATTACACTTACCGATGTATGATAGATGGTTTCTGTAGGGTAGGAAATGTTGATTTTGGGTATCGCTATATCCTTGACAACATTGAAAAAGGGTTTGTCCCTTTTTTAGCGACTTTTGGACGAGTTCTAAATGGCCTTTGTGTGAAGCAAAAACTGCGTGAGGCTGTAGAAATTATACACCTTATGGTGCAAAATGGTATTGTACCTGAAGTTGTGAACACGATATTTGACAAGAATAAGAAAGAAGTTGCGGCACCTAAAATAATCGTGGAAGACTTGCTGAAGAAGTCTCACATAACTTATTTTGCATATGAGATTTTATATGATGCTGTTAGAGATAAGAAATTGTCGAGGAAAAAACGACGAAATATAGTTACATGA